The Lytechinus variegatus isolate NC3 chromosome 1, Lvar_3.0, whole genome shotgun sequence nucleotide sequence TTTTGTGTGCATTGTGTGTATCATAACCacatgatttgaatttaaaaataatttcgtCTCCTCTAGTTCATTACCCTTGCAAGCCAGCAGCCTGCAGAACTGACCAAAGCCGCCCAGCAGCTTATAAAGGGATACTTTGTGGGGAGTAGAAGGGTGCGATCATCTGGTGTGAGGGGTACACCATTCCCCCCTGCTGCTCTCAAGACCCTGTAAGTTTATTTTGACTATCTGTAATTGAACAAGTGTTCTATGTACATTGTACGTAATGGGCTAATGATCATAATTGTTGAATTCCTATTTGGAGAAATACTAGAGCAATGTTCAATTTTGTATACCTGATTGTGCAAAATTGTATTGATATGAACTTGGAAATAATGTGATATCTTGAACAAGCTCATGTGAATTATGGATTTAGCTGTTGATAGATTGGAGTAAGCAATGATCACTTACTTTTAAATTTGCTTATTACTTTTCCTATTATCTTGGTAGCTCTCGGGGCTATTAGtgatcaaaaataaaaaagaccaGTATTAAAAGTAGTTCCTATagttttgtacagaggaaactCACAAAAAGCTTCAAACAAGCTAAAAATATTCAGATGAAGTTAACTTTTATTAAATAACAACTGAACTCTCACATCCCTGTATCAGAGTCATAGATTTAGTGAATATAATGTTCAGGTTTtgtaattttgcattttcatcaATGCTTCAAACAAATCTTATCATGGTTGTGTACAGTTGAGTGACTATATATTCACAGGAATTAAGCAATGAAACATCATTCCGTCACATTTTCTCTTCTGTAAATCAGAACAAGTATGGCAGCTGCCCATGCTAAGCTGTGCCTCCGTAAAGATGTAACAGAGAATGATGCTACACTAGCCATTATGCTTTATGAGGAGTCAATCACTGCTAGATTTGGTAAGTCTACTCTCTACAACCATTGCAATGATTACTTTTCAAACATATTCTGAAGTGTTGTTGGcacctttttcatgttttgcGGGGTTTACGGGTTTTTTGTGTGTGGGTAAGCACACACAAGATGTAACTTTGGGGAAAATATTCCTTCCCTTCAAGAGAAAttagttataaaaaaaaatgagaatgtggatgaaaaagatataaattcctgtattatcaagaaaaaaaatgcacaggTCAATATCTATATGGTTATGGTCAACTCTGATTATAATACACATTTTATGTGGGGTTATTAAAGattattaattgaattattgtatTGATTTCAGGTTACTCAACCCTAAATGTACACCCCTGCCCACATTTCAGGGACAGCAACATTAGTAACTATCTAGGCTCAGAGGTAAGAATCATTCAGCTCTTGTTATGCAATGTAACTGTCCTccatttttattaatgattcTGCTGTTGTTATTGATAATGTTGCggcttttgtttttgttgatgTTACTTTCATTATTGATAATGTTGCTGTTGATTTTGTTGATGATTCTGTTGTCACTGGCTGATGCGTCTGTTATTGTTAGGGTTAAATCTGTTTTTGCTGCTGATGTTCAAATtcataattaaatacaaatttcatttaaCTCCTGGGCATCTAAGTaaatagaaatatgaaatatgacctTTAAGCAACACTATTGGTAATTTTGTATTAATGGCTTATTTCTCACCTTTGAAATGGAAATGTGTAAGATGTTTGCATTGCAATGTATCTGTAGTATCATCCTCAGTACAGATTTTTTAATTCCGAGCAAAAGCCAAAGTGGTATGACTATCTATAATTAAAAAGTTTCTTCTgtcaaattgttttttcttcagaatGACCTTCGTATGCAGCAGTTTCAGGAGCAGTTGCGAAGATTCTGTGCAAACCACGATCCCAACTTCAGTATTCATTCTCCAGAAGATTAACTTATCACATGGGATTAGAACATACAGGAAAGGAATTTAGACAATTGTAGATGGACCCTTTTTCCTAGTGATCAATCTTGATCTCATCAAATGGAATGCCAGGATTACAGTAGCCTTctattaaacatatttttggAAACTTGTTTAATGAAACCAGGTCACTATAAACTTGACTGTCTTAATAGAAATCATCAAATTCTGATGCaggatataattatatatatcattaaaatctttattttttggttTGTTTGATATTTGTCTGTATAAGATTTATTTAAGTCAACATTGTACAAATAGTTGTATAAATGCATTTGATTACAGATAAAAGTAATATTTGTGTTAATATTAATGATCCTATGATTACACACGAGCATTTATACAtcaaatttgttccaaaatgtTCTTTTATGCAACACATTGATTTTTCATGCTCTTCTTGAAAGAAATTTGAATGTTTGATATGGAAATTGAAAGTGTATTTACCTTTTTTCATTGACagattatatatttattaagttttgtttgtaaatatTCCATATTAGAGTTTTAAAAGGAAtgttcattttgaatttatttttaaagatatatatttgaatAGTTTCATCAATATATGATTGTATTTTTAATCTGGATGTTTTTATGCAAGGTTGAACCTGAAGAAGTGTACGCTAAGCAGTAAAGCtttctaattatttttgttgacaaatatgcatatatttattagagttttatataataatatatactcatttatttattcataagagatttatcattaaaaagaaaCTAGTGGGAAAGATACAATGCTTGAGTGTATATAGTAGACATTAGTGTAAAATCTCCAAATGAATAAGACattgtagtacatgtattacatttttACAGCCTTTTTTCTGTTCAGAAGAGTGCTTTCTATATAATGTTTTCTATTTATTACAAATGGACAAGCATGCCAGGTGCATTGGTTATagtcacatattttttttttctggtttaAAAAGCTATTTTTGCCTTCTTTATAATATAATCAGCTTAACTTGCCATATTTTGTATTGCGATTATTGCCTTTCATTGCCTTTGAGATATATGTAAATGTGTATGTATTAAGCATAGTTCTTTTTTATTGTGGTCCAAGACTGAGGTAGTTATGACCCTATGCAAATCCCAAATCAGTGACCAAACTATTCCCCATGGAAAATTCTTACTATAGTCCACCCAGAATATCTTGCACCTTtgatgcacatttttttttcattgcaaactCTATGTAATGGACAATGTTACCAAGATTCATGCAAAATAACATGATTTTTAGATGGAGGgcatttatatgaaataagaaccCTTTTTTTAACATTTGACATCCATTTGTCTCCAGGTtcactttataataataataacggcatatttacccagggtagccacttcagttccgaaaagcATTCtaccagcaggccctgctattattattaccccggttttagcacggctaccttgatcagGCGCTCAAGCactcaaggaatttcttcctacctaCTTTATGTACTTTATGAGCTGTTCCAGTCATGATGATGGTTCATATTGATGTATTGTGGTCATATACATGGTCATAATGGATTGATGGCACATTTTTACATTATCTGAGGAAGCATTTCTTACTgtaatttttaattattatctttTGACTAAAGGgatgttctttatttaatttataaaCAGTGGTTTCAACATGTGTTTTGTGATAGTTTGCAGGTCAATGGTTGAAAGATTAAACATTGTACATGTGTGCATTagattcctgtaaaattataattttcatatattgCAAGAGGTATTACCATTGTTAATAAATTATCTTTGGTTTGTAAAAAGCAGAAATCTTTTTTTGAATACCATTGTTTTTGCATATGGTTTTCTACAATGAAAAACATGTATACCCTTTTCAGACCTTAAGAACTGTATGCAAAAACCAATGGTATTCATAGATTGAAAAAATCGCTTTTTACAAACCAATGAAGATCATTTATCCAAATAGTAATACCTCTTGTAATGACATAGTCTTAACTAAATAAAATGTATAGGTCATGTGTTTGTGGGAcactgatctttttttttcatgaaacctgAAGTAGGCTCTGCTCTACCAATTCTTGCAAATAGCAGGACAAAATACCTTGAATTTTGTACAAGTCTATGATTCATGACTTTCAGAGTAATTTTTGTCACACATTACAATTGCCCATCTCGTGGAATGTTGTTTTCATCTACACTGTGACTAAATAAGTTTGGAGACTAATATAAAACTGAAAGTATAGTATTTCACAGTATTAAAACAGTCATTTTATGTACTTGGGAAGAAGGCAATGTTATTTATTcccatttattttatatttttgttttgtgcaaTAAGAAGTTATAGGTCATGAAGCAAGCATGAATCCTGAAATGAACTTTGTTGACACTGTGTCAGTCTTtaccaaaataaaatttgttcaGAATTAAAGAGTAAATATCTTAACGTATTTATGTGTCTCTTAAAACATTGGAACATTTGTACAGGTtgttagatttttaaaaatctcaaaTGAAGAGCTAGATTTCAGAGGCAATACAtccatattttttgttatctcagaaaaagaaatttgttttccaTTGACATCTATGTAGGAAAGCGATATAATAGGAGAAAGATTTTCAAAGTGGTGCTTTTCAGAATTTGGGTTATAATACTTGAATATTTGTGTGATATTGACATAtcagttttcattaaaaatggaTTGTAGTACTCTCTGGAACTGAGCTCTTACAATAAGGACTGTATTAGAGAGATCAGTGGCaaaccgtgacccggaggagacaatgattggaggggcactgtattgtttgtgaacaatgctgtgcccctccaatgctttgtctcctccgggtcacagTCCGCCACTGAGAGAGATGGATAGTTACAGGTAGGGTTTCTAACTTTCTCAAATGTAGGAATGCATCCTGGGGCGCGTAACACCAAGGTCAGCGATAGGTTGCACGCTTGATTTTCAGGATATACTGTagccaatgcaatcaattgtttaaaaaaatgttctacaatcattgctaagctttgtggtACAGGCCCCAGATGTACTTATTTATATGGCTTTTTTTCTTGCATGCAAGTTAACAGAATACATATTCACAAAATAAACAGAATGAAAGATACAGGTACCTCTAATGGAAGTTGACCTTCCATAAGTCAAATATTTGCCTAAGTcaacccattttttttctaccagaTTATCAAAATCATGTATTATATTTAATTCTTCTAAAGAAAAGTCGAATTTCTTCTGAGAATAGATTTTGTGGTCCTAAAAGATTCAATAGGCAGAGATAACTGTATACACGTGCAAGATATATTGAACACTCATTCTTATCTTTGCCGCACTTTGTACATTCCAACACAAACCTTcctatacattttcaaaatgttatgaaatgaaatgtgaaaagtAAAGGATGCATAACACGAACTGACTTTTACAGAGAAATGAATTGTATTTAATATCAAACAATCATATAAATGCAGAGTAATGATATATTACACACAATACTTGATACAATGATGTTTGCATATTGTCAGTAGATGACATGACGaaagttttgtatttttttcttttgattacaTAACTTGGAGCCTgcttaataaatatatatgttccTGGTTTGTGTAGATGGGTCTGATGTGTTCAATGTTATATAGTTGTGTACACGTAGTACATGTGTAAGTAGTTGGCTTGTAGTGTAATAAAACCAGCAAATGATTCGACAAATTGTGCACTGACAAATAACATGTATTGCTTTAAATATACTTAATAAATTACAGTCTTGACATAAGGAAACGACCTAAAACATCCGCAACTGGGTAGTGAGGTATACAACTATTCTAGACTGATCTTACCAGAAAATATCTTGCATTCTCAAATAAACTTATCACAGACATGTATACATATGATAAATTAAGAAATACCTTCCAAACAAATCCTATGTTGTACAAAACAAGACAATGATTGCACTTtgtatatccttttttttcatgtcaaaatcaaaTCTCTCAAACTTAGCTACTATACTTCCACATCAATGCATGGACAAATAGTTATTTAGAAGATAAAGTCTGGAATTCTCCAAGCAAATGCTTCGTAAATATTTCAAAGGTActaaatatctttaaaatgctAAACATAAATACTAGTCCCATGATAAAAAATCACTGtttttcaacatacatgtacattcagattcatacaaataaaaacccataataaaatattactgTCATGAAGAACTTGTACACACAATCAattgaaaaatgtaatgaaGGCATTGTCTTGTAACTTTGTGTTACGCAATTAGAAAGAGTACTTGTCCCTGCATACTTTAAATACTTCCACTTTATATGTAGCCTGCACTTCAGACAGTATTTGCATTAAAGGGCaagtttaccccccccccaaagtatattttaatgaaaagagaaaatcaaaagcataatgctgaaatcATCATGagaattggatgtaaaataagaaatttacatttttaagtTTGGCGGAATATCACAAAACAGCTCTATGTACATCCAGGTCAATATGCACTTGAGGGAATcaatgacatcattcactcactacatgtattttcttctgtattttattgtatgaaatatgaaaaatcttattatttttccCTGTTTTAATGCGGGACATTAATTCCTCcctcaatatacatgtatggcattGCCATTGTTGAAACCTAAGGTGATGCATGAAGTTGCTTCCTCATTGTCACATCTgtgcaaatattgaaatattcattgtgtttttcatacaataaaatacaaatttaatatcGAGCTAGTGACCTACTTTGCAAATtaccttttttgtgaaaataagcaaaacttgaaaatttcattaaaatgtagCTTGGAATAAAATTCCTTCTTCAACCTAAAGAGTGACATCCCTATTAAAATTATAAaggaaaaatatacaaataacaaaCTCCAGTTACATGTAGACTAGGTATCAACAAAGCCCAACCAGTTAGAACTGTAGCATTTAGCTCATATTCACATGTGcagcaaaaaattatatttcctaCCCATCCAATTTGGCAATAATTTTGAACCAATCAAACTTCACAAATTGGGTGGACAGAATTCTTAAAAAGAATCATTTAGAGAcagttttgggttttttttcaccGAGTAATGACTGGCATTTAGCATAATACTTTGCATCCAGTGACCATGTAAGAAGTTGATAATTATTCAGGAAAAGCATGGttgtatttgaataaaatagaaaCTGCAATGCAAAGGAAAATACTGTACATTACTGAGCATGAATATTAAATACCTTTACAGATATTGTCGCATGCacccgtcctctctgcgcacttcgatgcgaaagttagttttgcagaaaacgcatttaaagaaaagctttttaaaaaccagcaataagtgcacctacaaggagagcatattatttaccatctaccatttaccattatttGTCATTCCAAAGTttaggttccaaagtttcatccagTAACTTTGTATTTTCTTGAACTTAATTATTTACGacacagtgggcatcgtaaaagagaggacggttcgtggaatagatacagtgcgctctTGCGCCTCGTGATTTCACCACGAACTGTccgctctgttacgatgcccactgtagtgtaaataattcacttcaagaaaatataaagatacgggaggAAACTTTGGAATCTGAACTATCGAACGAAGACgccggtaaataatttgctctccttgtaaaTGCACTTATTGCAGGTTTCagaaaagcttttctttaaatgcgttttctgccaaactaactttcgcatcgaagtgcgcagagaggacggtttgtGGTGCATGCGACGATATCATTAAATGATTCATATCAGTTccccttcttacaaagagttacaatagGTACAAATCAATTCATATTGTGATCAATATAAAATCCCTATCTCTACACAAATTTAGTTCaatcacaaaaatgttgatttcaatctGTTGAAAACCATTGTTAACTCTTAACGTGCCATTCACCGTAATCAGCGAGTGccactttttttcaaagaggctatacatgtatttaattgttttatttataaaaaagggAATCACTCCTGAGACAATAATGTTAAACCTCTTGACCATAAGCTAACCTCAACAATGgaatcactcatgcatgcaaTGCACTCCTGGAAATGCAATAGGCATTACAATAGCTGTAGCTGTATGACCATTGCACGAAAATGTGTTCATGGCACTCCAGTGGATGCACAGAGATGTGTTCATGGCATGTTAAGGGTTAAATGGGGCCCATGTGTATTATATGGTCTCCACAGGTACAGATTATTCCAGACAGGTGTCAATTGagattaaaatatcaatttactTGTGTTTCAACCAAGCCATCTGAATCTAAAAATACCATGAAATACAACATAATAACCTACTCTATGATGTAACAGGTAATAAAATGTTATTTCCTTTTAGCTTTAATAGCTTTGTCTTTGGATTTTTTCTGTGCCGATGATCCGCCACCGAAGAAACTTGTTGCCATTTCAGATAAATCTGGTAAATCTTGCTTCTGATTCATCAAATTCATGTTCTGCATTTCCTGCAAGTATTAGAATAAAATCATGTTGgcaatattttcattgcaaaAGAGCTCCTTTTGGGGGATGGGAAGGGCTTAGTACTGAAGCGAAAAGGGTGTAAGAAATTCTGTGGAAAATTGGGTGGATACTTTGTTAAACTCTGATGTTGTTTTAATTAAGGAACCAGAAATATGAAGTTTTGGAAATTGACATTAAGATATGCAGCTGAATATTGCCATTCATAAAATACTCATGTGGCAACCTGAAAATAACACAGCATTCTATGAGGTAAAAATCGTGTGTCAACTTCCCATTAgttgaatatttttcaattgtttGAAGCATGGGATCATTCTTTGAAGTTTGGACATGGCCTTTCATctcaaatattgtttttccaGACAAAATACTCGAAAAAGTGAATTCATCAATTGTTCACAAAGTCATCCTGTCTTGCAGACATTACATTTTCTCAGACAATAAATTGTTCTGCTATGAATTCCACACATGaatcaaatgacaataaaccCTACCCTAGACCTAAGTTACTTAACACTTCTTTAAGAAATAAAGTTTGAAGCAATTGTAACAGGagcaaaatttcaaataaaactgTTCTTTAAAATAAGCGATAGTGATCGATACTGAAGAATAAAATTTTACAATGACAAAAATCAagaggattctggaagaaaaagaagtaacCTGAACTTCCTAGATTTCTTGCTGACTTACCTTTTGTAGCTCTGGATCTTGTGTGTTGACTAGTTTGGGAAGTATGACAATGAATACAACAGGCAAGACCATCATAAGCACCTGGAGATAAAATGTTGGAAAGAATTAACATGAATATATCTCTTTGTTGTTTCCAGTGTAAATAAGTATTAAAGAAAAACAACTGTtaataaaatggaaaaggaTGTGTGACAATAATTGCAAACTATGATGAATAGTTCAGAACATAtctcaaatgaaataaatcaatgaccAATCTATTTGAAAACCTACAGATGTATATCTCTCACACCCATTATTACCTTATCACATGCCATCAGTGATGGGTAAAGACATACAAACCCAACTTAGTTTAGACTACAAACTatggaaattaatttatttgatttcaattgttGCAACAATCCAAATATAGagtatcaatatttgtaacataaaatgaagaggaaagttgtgttaattacatgtatatgtacattagCACATTTTGTAGAAACAATTTGTAAAGAGGAAGTAAACTGAAGTGAAAAACTAATATTTTctgacagaaataaaaaaacaaaccaaaCATTCATATTGGGTCACTAGAAATAATCAGGGAATTATTTTCCCGGTATTGCATCACAATTttctctacatttttttttttacataggactATACAGAGTGTAGTTGATAGCTTTCCTGTTATGACCAAAAATCCCTGATAATATTCAGCTGGATATTTAAGATTTaagatttattttgttaatggaAACACGATAATAGTGTCCTTTATATACCGTACATGAAAGGAAAGATCCTGGTGTCTAAGGTGTAAAAGGTTGCAAATAGCCcaagtttgaaatttaaaacCCAATCTATATCAATATATCCTAAAAAATTGTGCACTTAGACAATAAGATTAAAAGACCTTAGAAGCATAACAGATCTCTTCACTGATTGCATGTTCCATGTGACAAGCCCCACATTTTAAAGGCCATGTTTTAGACAAAGCTTACCATAGGGTTTTTGAGTACATCAACTATCCTGAACTCTTCTCTCTTCTGGAAGTACCCAGCAAGACCCTTGCTCCTGAGCCTCAGTGGATAGGTAACCTGAATCACAGACTTGCTGTCAACATTGTTCACTCTCCTAGCTCTGATCTTACCCCTGGCTGAGATATCTATTCTTGTGGCTTCAAACATATACTTGGGGTGAGCAATCTCTACGACATAGGATCCAGTAGGTATGTCATGCACCTCAAATGTTCCATCCGATCTgttaatgagattttatttatttaacttcaGGCAAAAGGAATACAGATACAGAGAATATTGAAAGACCATTACATGTAGACCAGTAGCCATGGAGAGTAGTTGGATAGCTCAACAAAATAGATGTtttacaaacatacatacagTGCTCAAAAGTTTGTGAACCCCATCAGAAAAAGAAcatatttaaatgtttaagttaATCTTGTTTTGAATATCTAACTGTAAAGTCAGGTGATGAAAATTGCATTGCATTTATTAACGTTTGCTTCTCTGGGCTCACCaaacattaggtggtttcagaccgcctcgaagttcttcagttccaggtattctctgatcgggaaatttaccctgatcagaaaataccaggtattttggtaatgtgaaagcataCTACgcataatttccccgaaagaaaatacccgctaaatagtaggtacttgacgtaattatgagaactttcgcggggattttccAAGGTcccaggtattttggcaatgtgaaagcaatttacaggaacttttagcccagcgtgtcattGGGTGCGGGAgttgtgggtggctgctgggctagtgattttgaatctcgagccttgcctgcttatcagacta carries:
- the LOC121412667 gene encoding ER membrane protein complex subunit 7-like, which encodes MDKWTVLVILFLSMSYSSSEEADDEKQMATFKIEGKVSVPGVKPADWVPLAKVLVDGGQFVGFVRSDGTFEVHDIPTGSYVVEIAHPKYMFEATRIDISARGKIRARRVNNVDSKSVIQVTYPLRLRSKGLAGYFQKREEFRIVDVLKNPMVLMMVLPVVFIVILPKLVNTQDPELQKEMQNMNLMNQKQDLPDLSEMATSFFGGGSSAQKKSKDKAIKAKRK